In Pseudomonas fluorescens, a genomic segment contains:
- a CDS encoding SulP family inorganic anion transporter: MRAAQLKAVLPRELLASVVVFLVALPLCMGIAIASGMPPAKGLITGIIGGLVVGWMAGSPLQVSGPAAGLAVLVFELVRQHGMAMLGPILLLAGFLQLVAGRLRLGCWFRVTAPAVVYGMLAGIGVLIVLSQIHVMLDGAPKPSGLDNLVGFPAALGEAIPTLGGGLGWQAGLLGLSTMLVMYLWDKFRPHTLRFVPGALLGVGLATVASLVLALQVKRVEVPENLADAIDWLRPGDLLNLADPQLLIAAFAVAFIASAETLLSAAAVDRMHSGQRSDFDKELSAQGVGNMLCGLVGALPMTGVIVRSSANVQAGATTRLSAMLHGVWLLGFVLLLSSVLQSIPVASLAGVLVYTGIKLVDIKAFRALGRYGRMPMFTYAATALAIIFTDLLTGVLVGFGLTLVKLAFKASRLKISLVDLPRDGEMELRLVGAATFLKVPALTQVLSTVPAGTLLHVPLSNLSYIDHSCLELLEEWGRANAAKGSKLMIEARGLKRRLEGRVRTTTGIGSAPSIG, from the coding sequence ATGCGTGCTGCTCAATTGAAAGCTGTATTGCCACGGGAGCTCCTCGCCTCCGTGGTTGTGTTTCTGGTTGCCCTGCCCTTGTGCATGGGGATCGCGATCGCTTCCGGCATGCCACCGGCCAAGGGCCTGATCACCGGGATTATCGGTGGCCTGGTGGTGGGCTGGATGGCGGGGTCACCGCTGCAGGTCAGCGGCCCGGCAGCGGGCTTGGCGGTGCTGGTATTCGAACTGGTGCGCCAGCACGGCATGGCGATGCTTGGGCCGATCCTGTTGCTGGCGGGCTTCCTGCAACTGGTGGCCGGGCGCTTGCGCCTGGGCTGCTGGTTCCGTGTCACGGCGCCGGCGGTGGTCTACGGCATGCTGGCGGGGATCGGTGTGCTGATTGTGCTATCGCAGATTCATGTGATGCTCGATGGCGCGCCCAAGCCCTCGGGGCTGGATAACCTGGTGGGTTTCCCGGCAGCCTTGGGCGAGGCGATTCCAACCCTGGGTGGCGGGCTCGGCTGGCAGGCCGGCCTGCTCGGTTTATCCACCATGCTGGTGATGTACCTGTGGGACAAATTCCGCCCGCACACGCTGCGGTTTGTGCCGGGGGCCTTGCTGGGCGTGGGGCTGGCCACGGTCGCCAGCCTGGTGCTGGCGTTGCAAGTCAAGCGTGTGGAAGTGCCGGAAAACCTCGCCGACGCCATCGACTGGCTGCGGCCCGGCGACCTGCTGAACCTGGCCGATCCGCAGTTGTTGATTGCTGCGTTCGCCGTTGCGTTTATTGCCAGTGCCGAGACCCTGCTCTCTGCGGCAGCCGTCGACCGCATGCACAGCGGCCAGCGTTCTGACTTCGATAAGGAGCTGTCTGCCCAGGGCGTGGGCAACATGCTCTGTGGCCTGGTCGGCGCCCTGCCGATGACTGGCGTGATCGTGCGCAGTTCGGCGAACGTGCAGGCGGGTGCCACCACACGCCTGTCGGCGATGCTCCATGGCGTATGGCTGCTGGGGTTCGTGTTGCTGCTGTCGAGCGTGCTGCAGAGCATTCCTGTGGCGAGCCTCGCGGGCGTACTGGTGTACACCGGGATCAAGCTGGTGGATATCAAGGCATTTCGGGCTCTGGGGCGTTATGGGCGTATGCCGATGTTTACCTATGCGGCCACGGCGTTGGCGATCATCTTCACCGACCTGCTGACCGGTGTGCTGGTGGGCTTCGGGCTGACGTTGGTCAAGCTGGCATTCAAGGCTTCGCGCCTGAAAATCAGCTTGGTCGACCTGCCCCGGGACGGTGAAATGGAACTGCGCCTGGTGGGGGCGGCGACCTTCCTGAAAGTGCCGGCGTTGACCCAGGTACTGTCGACCGTGCCTGCCGGGACCCTGCTGCATGTGCCGCTGAGTAACCTCAGCTATATCGACCATTCCTGCCTGGAGCTGCTGGAGGAATGGGGTCGGGCCAACGCGGCCAAGGGCTCGAAGCTGATGATCGAGGCTCGCGGGTTGAAGCGCCGGTTGGAAGGCCGGGTCAGGACGACGACG
- a CDS encoding carbonic anhydrase — translation MSDKDKQPLAASASAPQVAESADAALKHIVDGFLHFHHDVFPQQEELFKKLATAQSPRAMFITCADSRIVPELITQSSPGDLFVTRNVGNVVPPYGQMNGGVSTAIEYAVLALGVQHIIVCGHSDCGAMRAVLNPQSLEKMPTVKAWLRHAEVAKAMVHDNCDCANEGESMKVLTEENVIAQLQHLRTHPSVASRMANGHLFIHGWIYDIETSEIRAYDAEQSAFRPLNGTEPIPSATPKARF, via the coding sequence ATGAGTGACAAGGATAAACAGCCGTTGGCTGCGTCGGCTTCAGCCCCTCAGGTGGCGGAATCCGCCGATGCAGCGCTAAAGCATATCGTTGACGGCTTTTTGCATTTCCATCACGACGTCTTCCCCCAGCAGGAAGAACTCTTCAAGAAACTCGCCACGGCCCAGAGCCCACGGGCGATGTTCATTACCTGCGCCGACTCGCGCATCGTGCCCGAGCTGATCACCCAAAGCTCCCCCGGCGACCTGTTCGTGACCCGTAACGTCGGCAACGTGGTGCCACCCTACGGGCAGATGAACGGCGGCGTTTCCACCGCCATCGAGTACGCGGTGCTTGCCCTGGGCGTGCAGCACATCATCGTATGCGGGCACTCCGACTGTGGCGCGATGCGCGCGGTGCTCAACCCCCAGAGCCTGGAGAAGATGCCGACGGTCAAGGCCTGGCTGCGTCATGCCGAGGTCGCCAAGGCCATGGTCCACGACAACTGCGACTGCGCCAATGAAGGCGAGAGCATGAAAGTGCTGACCGAAGAAAACGTCATCGCCCAGTTGCAACATTTGCGTACTCATCCTTCCGTGGCTTCGCGCATGGCCAATGGTCATTTGTTTATCCATGGCTGGATCTACGACATCGAGACCAGCGAAATCCGGGCCTACGATGCGGAACAGTCGGCATTCCGACCCTTGAACGGCACCGAGCCGATTCCATCCGCGACGCCTAAAGCGCGCTTCTAA
- a CDS encoding PA0069 family radical SAM protein, which produces MNSPLPPRGRGTATNLHNRFAPTASVAEDDGWYQEVPPTQGTEVRIETAKTIITRNNSPDLPFDRSINPYRGCEHGCIYCYARPSHAYWDLSPGLDFETKLIAKSNAAEVLEQQLSKPGYVCAPINLGSNTDPYQPIEREYKITRQTLEVLLRYRHPVTIITKGSLILRDLDLLTELARQRLVAVMISLTSLDDELKRILEPRTAAPKARLRAIRVMREAGIPVGVLCSPMIPMINDSELESLLAEAHAAGAQSAAYMMLRLPLEVAPLFEEWLAAHYPQRAAHVMSLVRQVRGGEVYDSRFGVRMRGEGPFADLLAQRFAKAIKRLGLNRREGFNLDCTAFCPPGRQMVLL; this is translated from the coding sequence ATGAATTCCCCCCTACCGCCCCGTGGCCGGGGCACGGCCACCAACCTGCACAACCGCTTTGCGCCCACCGCCAGCGTGGCCGAGGACGACGGTTGGTACCAGGAAGTGCCGCCGACCCAGGGCACCGAAGTGCGCATCGAGACGGCCAAGACCATCATCACCCGCAACAACTCGCCAGACCTGCCGTTCGATCGCTCGATCAACCCGTATCGTGGCTGCGAGCATGGCTGCATCTACTGCTATGCGCGACCCAGCCATGCCTATTGGGACCTGTCGCCAGGGCTGGATTTCGAGACCAAGCTGATTGCCAAGAGCAACGCGGCCGAGGTGCTGGAGCAGCAACTGTCCAAACCGGGTTACGTATGCGCGCCGATCAACCTGGGCTCCAATACCGATCCATACCAACCCATTGAGCGCGAATACAAGATCACCCGGCAAACCCTTGAAGTGCTGCTGCGTTATCGGCATCCGGTGACCATCATCACCAAGGGCTCGCTGATCCTGCGCGATCTTGACCTGCTGACCGAACTGGCCCGGCAGCGGTTGGTGGCGGTGATGATCAGCCTCACCAGCCTGGATGACGAGCTCAAGCGCATCCTGGAGCCGCGCACGGCAGCGCCCAAGGCGCGGTTGCGGGCGATCCGGGTGATGCGCGAGGCCGGTATCCCGGTGGGGGTGTTGTGCTCGCCGATGATCCCGATGATCAATGACAGCGAGCTCGAAAGCCTGTTGGCCGAGGCCCACGCCGCAGGTGCGCAAAGTGCGGCCTACATGATGTTGCGCTTGCCGTTGGAGGTGGCGCCTTTGTTCGAGGAATGGTTGGCGGCGCATTACCCGCAGCGCGCGGCCCATGTGATGAGCCTGGTGCGCCAAGTGCGCGGCGGCGAGGTGTATGACAGCCGGTTCGGCGTGCGCATGCGGGGCGAGGGGCCGTTCGCCGATCTGCTGGCGCAACGTTTTGCCAAGGCGATCAAGCGCCTGGGCCTCAATCGTCGGGAAGGCTTTAATCTCGATTGCACGGCGTTCTGCCCACCGGGCAGACAAATGGTGTTGTTGTAG
- a CDS encoding cytochrome c — MKALVIASLALLSSCSVSAAETDLIQQGEYLARAGDCVACHTAKGGKPFAGGLPMETPIGVIYSTNITPDQTGLGGYSFEDFDKAVRHGVAKSGSTLYPAMPYPSYARVSESDMRALYAYFMKGVEPVAQENKDSDIPWPLSMRWPLAAWRWMFAPEVGHDQAAGADPVISRGAYLVEGLGHCGACHTPRALTMQEKALSATDGNAFLSGSAPLEGWIAKSLRGDHKDGLGSWSEAQLVQFLKTGRSDRSAVFGGMSDVVVHSMQYMSQDDLTAIARYLKSLPAVDPNDAPHQYDKQVAEALWKGDDSKPGASVYIDNCAACHRTDGHGYTRVFPALAGNPVLQTADATSLINIVLNGGTLPATHTAPSTFTMPAFAWRLSDQEVADVVSFVRGSWGNKGVATSAAQVAELRKKQGDKN, encoded by the coding sequence ATGAAAGCACTTGTTATCGCCTCCCTGGCGTTGCTCAGCAGCTGTTCGGTAAGCGCAGCCGAAACCGACCTGATCCAGCAGGGCGAATACCTGGCCCGCGCCGGAGACTGCGTGGCCTGCCACACGGCCAAGGGTGGTAAACCGTTCGCGGGTGGCCTGCCGATGGAGACCCCCATTGGTGTGATCTATTCCACCAACATCACCCCGGACCAGACCGGCCTGGGTGGCTACAGCTTCGAGGACTTCGACAAGGCCGTGCGCCATGGCGTCGCCAAGAGTGGTAGTACGCTTTACCCGGCGATGCCCTACCCGTCTTACGCCCGTGTCAGCGAGAGCGATATGCGGGCGTTGTATGCGTACTTCATGAAAGGCGTGGAGCCCGTCGCGCAGGAGAACAAAGACAGCGACATTCCTTGGCCGCTGAGCATGCGCTGGCCGCTGGCGGCGTGGCGTTGGATGTTCGCGCCTGAGGTGGGGCACGACCAGGCGGCGGGTGCTGACCCGGTGATCAGCCGGGGTGCCTATCTGGTGGAAGGGCTTGGCCACTGCGGCGCGTGCCATACGCCGCGTGCCCTGACCATGCAGGAAAAAGCCCTGAGTGCCACTGACGGCAACGCGTTCCTGTCCGGCAGTGCGCCGCTGGAAGGCTGGATCGCCAAGAGCCTGCGCGGCGACCACAAGGACGGCCTCGGCAGCTGGAGCGAGGCGCAACTGGTGCAATTCCTCAAGACTGGCCGCAGTGATCGCAGCGCCGTGTTTGGTGGCATGAGCGATGTGGTTGTCCACAGCATGCAGTACATGTCGCAAGACGACCTGACTGCTATCGCCCGCTATCTCAAGAGCCTGCCCGCGGTAGATCCCAACGACGCACCGCACCAGTACGACAAGCAGGTGGCTGAAGCGCTATGGAAAGGTGATGACAGCAAGCCGGGCGCGTCTGTGTACATCGACAACTGCGCGGCCTGTCACCGTACCGACGGCCATGGTTATACGCGGGTGTTCCCGGCGCTGGCGGGTAACCCGGTGTTGCAGACGGCGGATGCCACGTCGCTGATCAACATTGTGTTGAACGGTGGGACCTTGCCGGCAACGCACACAGCGCCGTCCACCTTCACCATGCCGGCGTTCGCCTGGAGGCTGTCGGACCAGGAAGTGGCGGATGTGGTCAGTTTCGTGCGGGGTAGCTGGGGTAATAAAGGTGTTGCAACAAGTGCTGCGCAAGTTGCGGAGTTGCGTAAAAAACAGGGCGATAAGAACTAA
- a CDS encoding GMC family oxidoreductase, which yields MATIMKKVDAVIVGFGWTGAIMAKELTEAGLNVVALERGPMQDTYPDGNYPQVIDELTYSVRKKLFQDISKETVTIRHSVNDIALPNRQLGAFLPGNGVGGAGLHWSGVHFRVDPIELRMRSHYEERYGKNFIPKDMTIQDFGVSYEELEPFFDYAEKVFGTSGQAWTVKGQLVGEGRGGNPYAPDRSNPFPLEAQKNTVSAQLFQKAATSVGYKPYNLPSANTSGPYTNPYGAQMGPCNFCGFCSGYVCYMYSKASPNVNILPALRQVPNFELRPNSHVLKVNLDSTKSKATGVTYIDAQGRECEQPADLVILGAFQFHNVRLMLLSGIGKPYDPVTNEGVVGRNFAYQNMATIKAFFDKDTHTNNFIGAGGNGVAIDDFNADNFDHGPHGFVGGSPMWVNQAGSRPIAGTSNPPGTPAWGSAWKRATADYYTHQVSMDAHGAHQSYRGNYLDLDPVYRDAYGLPLLRMTFDWQENDIKMNRFMVEKMGKIAEAMNPKAIAVLGKKVGEHFNTASYQTTHLNGGAIMGTDPKTSALNRYLQCWDVHNVFVPGASAFPQGLGYNPTGLVAALTYWSARAIREQYLKNPGPMVQA from the coding sequence GTGGCGACCATCATGAAGAAAGTGGATGCGGTGATCGTCGGCTTCGGCTGGACCGGCGCGATCATGGCCAAGGAGCTGACGGAAGCTGGCCTGAATGTGGTCGCGCTGGAGCGCGGCCCGATGCAGGACACCTATCCGGATGGCAACTATCCCCAGGTCATCGATGAACTGACCTACAGCGTGCGAAAAAAACTCTTCCAGGACATTTCCAAGGAGACGGTGACGATTCGCCATAGCGTGAACGACATCGCCCTGCCCAACCGCCAATTGGGGGCATTCCTGCCGGGCAATGGCGTGGGCGGTGCCGGCCTGCATTGGTCAGGCGTGCATTTTCGCGTCGACCCTATCGAGTTGCGCATGCGCAGCCATTACGAAGAGCGCTATGGGAAGAACTTCATTCCCAAGGACATGACCATCCAGGACTTCGGCGTCAGCTACGAAGAGCTGGAACCGTTCTTCGACTATGCGGAAAAAGTCTTCGGCACCTCTGGCCAGGCCTGGACCGTCAAAGGCCAGTTGGTCGGCGAAGGCCGTGGCGGCAACCCCTACGCGCCCGACCGCTCCAACCCGTTCCCGCTGGAAGCGCAAAAAAATACCGTGTCGGCCCAACTGTTCCAGAAGGCCGCCACCAGCGTAGGTTATAAACCCTACAACCTGCCGTCAGCCAACACTTCGGGGCCCTACACCAACCCCTATGGCGCACAGATGGGCCCGTGCAACTTCTGCGGTTTTTGCAGTGGCTACGTGTGCTACATGTATTCCAAGGCGTCACCGAACGTGAACATCCTGCCGGCACTGCGCCAGGTGCCTAACTTCGAACTGCGGCCCAACTCCCATGTGCTCAAGGTCAACCTCGACAGCACCAAGAGCAAGGCCACCGGCGTGACCTATATCGACGCCCAGGGCCGGGAATGCGAGCAACCGGCGGACCTGGTGATCCTCGGCGCGTTCCAGTTCCACAACGTGCGCCTGATGCTGTTGTCCGGTATCGGCAAGCCCTACGACCCGGTGACCAACGAAGGCGTGGTGGGTCGCAACTTCGCCTATCAGAACATGGCTACCATCAAGGCGTTCTTCGACAAGGACACCCACACCAACAACTTCATCGGGGCTGGTGGCAATGGCGTGGCCATCGACGACTTCAATGCGGACAACTTCGACCACGGGCCTCATGGCTTTGTCGGGGGCTCGCCGATGTGGGTCAACCAGGCCGGCAGCCGACCGATTGCCGGCACCTCCAACCCTCCGGGCACTCCGGCCTGGGGCAGCGCCTGGAAACGCGCTACGGCTGATTACTACACCCACCAGGTGTCGATGGACGCCCACGGCGCCCATCAATCCTATCGGGGTAACTACCTGGATCTGGACCCGGTGTACCGCGATGCCTACGGCCTGCCGCTGCTGCGCATGACGTTCGACTGGCAGGAAAACGACATCAAGATGAACCGCTTCATGGTCGAGAAAATGGGCAAGATTGCCGAAGCGATGAACCCCAAGGCCATTGCCGTGTTGGGCAAGAAGGTCGGGGAGCATTTCAATACCGCGTCGTACCAGACCACCCACCTTAACGGTGGCGCGATCATGGGCACCGACCCGAAAACCAGCGCTTTGAACCGCTACCTGCAGTGCTGGGATGTCCACAACGTATTTGTCCCGGGTGCGTCCGCGTTCCCACAAGGTCTGGGTTACAACCCCACAGGCCTGGTGGCAGCGCTGACCTATTGGTCGGCCCGGGCGATCCGCGAGCAGTACCTGAAAAACCCCGGCCCGATGGTTCAGGCATAA
- a CDS encoding gluconate 2-dehydrogenase subunit 3 family protein — MSDQDQDNPRRDFLRKSLTLIPVVTVASTGLGGSMLMATPEPAQAAPAQPAASGKAYEPSYFTAEEWAFINAAVARLIPADAQGPGALEAGAPEYIDRQMNTPYASGALWFMQGPFNADAAPEMGWQSKLVPKEIYRLGIAATDAWSKAFNGKVFAAQDSATQDDMLHRLEAGGSEVNAHFDAVPPKMFFNLLLQNTKEGFFCDPIHGGNKGMVGWTMIGFPGARADFMDWVERNEQYPFPAVSIRGERA, encoded by the coding sequence ATGTCTGATCAAGATCAAGACAACCCCCGGCGTGACTTCCTGCGCAAATCCTTGACCTTGATCCCGGTGGTCACGGTTGCCAGCACCGGCCTTGGCGGTTCGATGCTGATGGCTACGCCCGAGCCTGCCCAGGCCGCGCCGGCCCAGCCTGCGGCCAGCGGCAAGGCCTATGAGCCGAGCTATTTCACCGCTGAAGAGTGGGCGTTTATCAACGCTGCTGTCGCGCGCCTGATTCCCGCCGATGCACAAGGCCCGGGCGCCCTGGAAGCGGGCGCGCCGGAATACATCGACCGTCAGATGAACACGCCTTACGCCAGCGGCGCACTGTGGTTCATGCAAGGGCCGTTCAACGCCGACGCCGCGCCGGAGATGGGCTGGCAAAGCAAATTGGTGCCCAAAGAGATCTACCGGCTGGGTATTGCCGCCACGGATGCCTGGTCGAAAGCGTTCAACGGGAAGGTTTTTGCCGCGCAAGACAGCGCTACCCAGGACGATATGCTCCACCGTCTGGAAGCCGGCGGCAGCGAAGTGAACGCGCATTTCGACGCGGTACCGCCGAAGATGTTTTTCAACCTGCTGCTGCAAAACACCAAGGAAGGGTTCTTCTGCGACCCGATCCACGGCGGCAACAAGGGCATGGTCGGCTGGACCATGATCGGCTTCCCCGGCGCGCGCGCCGACTTCATGGATTGGGTGGAACGCAACGAGCAATACCCCTTCCCGGCTGTTTCCATTCGCGGCGAGAGGGCATAA